One segment of Pontibacter akesuensis DNA contains the following:
- a CDS encoding NuoI/complex I 23 kDa subunit family protein → MEPLSNRRKNIEKLPMTFAERAYLPAIAQGLGITLKHFFKKKATVQYPEQTRERSEHWRGLHVLKRDENGAERCTACGLCAVACPAEAITMTAGERKAGEEGLYREEKYAVTYEVNMLRCIFCGLCEEACPKAAIFLQDDKIAPARYERDEFIYGKDRLVEPLKTTETK, encoded by the coding sequence TTCGCGGAGCGCGCGTATTTGCCTGCTATCGCCCAGGGACTCGGCATTACCTTAAAACACTTCTTCAAAAAGAAAGCGACCGTACAGTACCCGGAGCAAACCCGCGAGCGCAGCGAGCACTGGCGCGGCCTGCACGTGCTGAAGCGCGACGAGAACGGCGCAGAGCGCTGCACGGCCTGTGGTCTGTGCGCCGTGGCCTGCCCTGCCGAAGCCATCACCATGACGGCTGGCGAGCGAAAAGCCGGCGAGGAAGGACTGTACCGGGAGGAGAAGTATGCGGTAACATACGAGGTGAACATGCTGCGTTGCATTTTCTGCGGCCTTTGTGAAGAAGCGTGCCCGAAAGCGGCCATCTTCCTGCAGGACGATAAAATTGCCCCGGCCCGTTACGAGCGCGACGAGTTTATCTACGGCAAAGACCGCTTAGTTGAGCCTCTTAAAACCACTGAAACAAAATAA
- a CDS encoding NADH-quinone oxidoreductase subunit J family protein: MTESLFFFLASLTLLCALMVVISKNPVHSVLFLIITFFTISGHYILLNAQFLAAVNIIVYAGAIMVLFLFVIMFLNMSKDSEKSVKTSTLSKFAGTIAGGLLFVILIAALKDTSVMGYDAAVYDSQVGMVENLGFVLYTQYLLPFELASVLFLVAMVGAVMLGKKEKGEAHF; this comes from the coding sequence ATGACCGAGAGTCTTTTCTTCTTTCTTGCTTCGCTGACACTGCTTTGCGCCCTGATGGTGGTGATCTCCAAAAACCCGGTGCACAGCGTCCTGTTTTTGATCATTACGTTCTTTACCATCTCCGGCCATTATATCCTGCTCAACGCGCAGTTCCTGGCTGCGGTAAACATTATTGTGTACGCCGGGGCAATCATGGTGCTTTTCCTGTTCGTGATCATGTTCCTGAACATGAGTAAGGACTCTGAGAAAAGTGTTAAGACCTCCACCCTAAGCAAGTTTGCTGGTACCATTGCCGGTGGTTTGCTGTTCGTTATACTTATCGCTGCCCTGAAAGACACTAGTGTTATGGGCTATGATGCGGCTGTGTATGACTCGCAGGTGGGCATGGTGGAGAACCTTGGCTTTGTGCTGTACACGCAGTACCTGCTGCCATTTGAGCTCGCTTCGGTGCTGTTCCTGGTGGCCATGGTGGGCGCCGTGATGCTGGGTAAGAAAGAAAAAGGCGAAGCGCACTTCTAG
- a CDS encoding DUF6929 family protein — protein sequence MKYPYLLCFACLLFLLPSCKTDVPETSDTAAPALERMKTLNLTATTQRKYFYQNIPSASGVERVQDSYYIMGDDSPFLYKLNEQFQLLEQHALFDTAEFSSGRIPKASKPDLESMAHFTYGRDEMLLLLGSGASEARNRGFLVNLSEGNAVRELDMSRFYTFLKHVLKLETEGELNLEGLALDKTYVYLLQRPAGGGANVLIRLDADAFKRFVMEGAEIPAAAVYHFTLPAMGQNKASFSGAYASGDRLFFTASVEDTPNAIEDGEVLGSYIGVIDLNALPYATDSNNPLNVPTVLIQNSDGSPYLGKAESLVVLAGEEQGQYEVVVVSDDDLGHSELLEVQLQVQ from the coding sequence ATGAAATATCCTTACCTGCTATGCTTTGCCTGCCTGTTGTTTCTGTTGCCCTCCTGCAAAACAGACGTACCTGAAACTTCGGATACCGCAGCCCCAGCCCTGGAACGCATGAAAACACTGAACCTAACCGCCACCACACAGCGCAAGTACTTTTACCAGAACATCCCATCCGCCTCGGGGGTGGAACGGGTGCAGGACAGTTATTATATAATGGGAGATGATTCGCCCTTTCTGTACAAGTTGAATGAGCAGTTTCAGTTGCTGGAGCAGCACGCGCTGTTCGATACAGCAGAATTTTCCTCCGGCCGCATTCCCAAAGCCTCCAAACCCGACCTGGAAAGTATGGCGCATTTTACCTATGGCCGTGACGAAATGCTGCTTTTGCTGGGCTCCGGCGCCAGCGAAGCGCGGAACAGGGGCTTTCTGGTGAACCTGTCCGAAGGGAACGCGGTGCGGGAACTGGACATGAGCCGGTTTTATACTTTTCTGAAGCATGTGCTGAAACTGGAGACGGAAGGAGAACTGAATCTGGAAGGGCTGGCACTCGACAAAACCTATGTGTACCTGCTGCAGCGCCCTGCCGGGGGAGGCGCGAATGTGCTGATTCGCCTGGATGCGGATGCTTTCAAGCGTTTTGTGATGGAAGGTGCCGAGATTCCTGCCGCTGCGGTATACCACTTTACCTTGCCTGCTATGGGGCAGAACAAAGCCAGCTTTTCTGGCGCTTATGCGTCAGGGGACCGCCTTTTTTTCACCGCCTCCGTCGAGGATACACCAAACGCCATCGAAGACGGCGAAGTACTGGGCAGCTACATTGGGGTAATCGACCTGAACGCGCTGCCGTATGCCACGGATTCAAACAACCCGTTAAATGTACCAACGGTTCTGATTCAGAACTCGGATGGTTCTCCTTACCTGGGTAAGGCTGAGTCGCTGGTGGTGCTGGCAGGAGAGGAGCAGGGGCAGTATGAGGTGGTAGTGGTGTCGGATGATGACTTGGGACACTCCGAGTTGCTGGAGGTGCAACTGCAGGTGCAGTAA
- the nuoK gene encoding NADH-quinone oxidoreductase subunit NuoK, which produces MNNIPEVIRTVPLEYYLFFSAALFVIGVIGVLTRRNAIVIFMCIELMLNAVNLLLTALSAYRADANAQVFVFFIMAVAAAEVCVGLAIIVMTYRNIRSTDVQLLNYLKW; this is translated from the coding sequence ATGAACAATATACCTGAGGTCATCAGAACCGTTCCTTTAGAATACTACCTCTTTTTTAGTGCGGCCTTATTTGTAATCGGTGTTATTGGAGTGCTCACGCGCCGCAATGCCATCGTTATTTTCATGTGCATCGAGCTGATGCTGAATGCTGTGAACCTGCTGCTCACTGCCCTTTCCGCTTACCGCGCGGATGCCAATGCACAGGTTTTCGTGTTCTTCATCATGGCCGTAGCGGCCGCCGAAGTATGCGTGGGACTGGCCATTATTGTGATGACCTACCGCAACATCCGCTCTACTGATGTACAACTGCTGAACTACCTGAAGTGGTAG
- the nuoL gene encoding NADH-quinone oxidoreductase subunit L, translating into MQEIVMPLNNQGMALLCLLVPLLPLAGFIINGLGNRTIPKGLVSFIGCSTVLASFLITAYIFLDFTANGSRAYTVDFYDWISVGSMQIGFSFLIDQLTLFMMLMVTGIGFFIHLYSAGYMSHDENFGKFFSFINLFMFSMLLLVMGSNYVMMFVGWEGVGLCSYLLIGFWNKNTNYNNAAKKAFVMNRIGDLGFLLGIFLIFMTFGSVSYPQVFAEAAGYTGGIDSTVMIAITLLLFVGAMGKSAQLPLFTWLPDAMAGPTPVSALIHAATMVTAGIYMVVRSNVLYALAPTTMEIIAIVGVATAVLAATIGLAQNDIKKVLAYSTVSQLGYMFLALGVMAFSSSLFHVLTHAFFKALLFLGAGSVIHAMSNEQDIRSMGGLRKYLPITFVTFLIGTLAIAGIPPFAGFFSKDELLAHVWEYNKVLWALGMLASFMTSFYMFRLVFLTFFGTFRGTVEQKSHLHESPISMTLPLIVLAILSTVGGFLGIPAVFGENSHVLQNYLAPIYTYARVANAAAVEPLHLDHATEWMLMGLSVGVAVIAAIIAYVMYVSKKTVPATEGTKLAPLHNLVYHKYYIDELYNAIIVRPIMWLSGVFHRVLDVVVVDGIVNSFGRLTMLSGRTLRFAQSGAIGFYLLVMVCSIVLILFLNFFIG; encoded by the coding sequence ATGCAAGAGATTGTAATGCCGCTTAACAACCAGGGAATGGCACTGCTCTGTTTGCTTGTTCCGTTGCTGCCGCTTGCCGGCTTTATCATCAACGGACTGGGCAACCGCACGATCCCAAAGGGCCTGGTAAGCTTTATTGGCTGCAGCACTGTGCTGGCCTCTTTCCTGATCACCGCATATATTTTCCTCGACTTTACCGCAAACGGAAGCCGCGCCTATACTGTTGATTTCTATGACTGGATATCGGTAGGCAGCATGCAAATCGGTTTCTCGTTCCTGATTGACCAGCTCACGCTTTTCATGATGCTGATGGTAACGGGAATCGGCTTCTTCATCCACCTGTACTCGGCCGGCTACATGAGCCACGACGAGAACTTCGGGAAGTTCTTTTCCTTCATCAACCTGTTCATGTTCTCCATGCTGCTGCTGGTGATGGGCTCTAACTACGTGATGATGTTCGTGGGCTGGGAAGGCGTGGGCCTTTGCTCTTACCTGCTGATTGGCTTCTGGAACAAGAACACCAACTACAACAACGCCGCCAAGAAAGCCTTCGTGATGAACCGCATCGGTGACCTAGGTTTCCTGCTGGGCATTTTCCTGATCTTCATGACCTTTGGTTCTGTGTCTTACCCTCAGGTTTTTGCGGAGGCTGCAGGCTACACAGGTGGTATCGATTCTACCGTGATGATTGCCATTACGCTGCTCCTTTTTGTAGGTGCGATGGGTAAAAGCGCGCAGCTGCCGCTGTTTACCTGGCTGCCAGATGCGATGGCGGGTCCTACGCCTGTTTCGGCCCTGATACACGCGGCAACCATGGTAACGGCCGGTATTTATATGGTGGTTCGCTCAAACGTATTATACGCACTGGCTCCTACCACCATGGAAATCATTGCCATTGTTGGTGTAGCCACGGCAGTGCTGGCGGCTACCATCGGTCTGGCGCAAAATGATATCAAGAAAGTGCTGGCTTACTCCACCGTATCGCAGCTGGGTTACATGTTCCTGGCGCTGGGTGTGATGGCCTTCTCCTCTTCGCTGTTCCACGTACTCACGCACGCATTCTTCAAGGCGCTGCTGTTCCTGGGTGCCGGTTCTGTGATTCACGCCATGAGCAACGAGCAGGACATTCGCAGCATGGGTGGCCTCCGCAAGTACTTGCCTATCACATTTGTTACTTTCCTGATCGGTACGCTGGCCATTGCCGGTATTCCTCCTTTCGCGGGCTTCTTCTCTAAAGATGAGCTGCTGGCGCATGTGTGGGAATACAACAAAGTGCTGTGGGCACTGGGCATGCTGGCCTCTTTCATGACCTCGTTCTACATGTTCCGCCTGGTGTTCCTGACCTTCTTCGGTACGTTCCGGGGCACAGTAGAGCAGAAGAGCCACCTGCACGAGTCACCGATCTCTATGACGCTGCCGCTTATCGTGCTGGCGATACTTTCAACCGTGGGTGGTTTCTTGGGGATTCCGGCCGTGTTCGGTGAGAACAGCCATGTACTGCAGAACTACCTGGCTCCTATTTATACTTACGCCCGCGTAGCAAACGCCGCCGCTGTAGAACCGCTTCACCTGGACCACGCCACCGAATGGATGCTGATGGGCTTATCCGTGGGTGTGGCCGTAATCGCTGCCATCATTGCCTATGTCATGTACGTGAGCAAGAAAACAGTTCCTGCCACAGAGGGGACCAAGCTTGCCCCGCTGCATAACCTGGTGTACCACAAATACTACATTGACGAGTTATACAATGCCATCATTGTTCGCCCGATCATGTGGCTGTCGGGTGTTTTCCACCGCGTGCTGGATGTGGTGGTAGTGGATGGCATTGTGAACAGCTTTGGCAGGCTGACCATGCTAAGCGGCCGTACGCTTCGGTTTGCGCAGAGCGGTGCTATTGGTTTTTACCTGCTCGTGATGGTGTGCAGCATCGTGCTGATTCTATTTTTAAACTTCTTTATCGGATAA
- a CDS encoding complex I subunit 4 family protein has product MITALLLFWPALAALIVLLIKGQGAKKVAFVAALVEFALALVALTSFNTELGTTQLALSTPWVASAGINFSIGMDGISLLMVLLTTFLVPLIILSAFKHDYKNPNAFYALILFMQTGLIGVFVALDAFVFYFFWEVALIPIYFIAAVWGGANRIRITFKFFVYTIFGSLFMLAAFVYLYLQTPGTHSSDVNAFYQLALSSESQSWIFWFLFIAFAIKMPVFPFHTWQPDTYTESPPQATMLLSGIMLKMGIYGVLRWLLPVVPLGVSQWDELVLVLSIIGIVYASIIAIRQSDLKRLIAYSSIAHVGLIAAGIFTLNEQGLQGGVIQMLSHGINVVGLFFIIDIIFSRTQTREIIGLGGITQNAKMLSIFFMILLLGSVALPLTNGFVGEFLLLSGVFQYNPWFGAVAGLTIILGAVYMLRMFQGVMFGTKSELTQHFTDLTLNEKAVLIPLVVMVFWIGLFPNTFLSISEPAVNNLLTIINR; this is encoded by the coding sequence ATCATTACAGCTCTATTACTTTTCTGGCCTGCCTTAGCCGCACTTATCGTGTTGCTCATAAAAGGACAGGGTGCTAAGAAAGTGGCTTTTGTAGCAGCGCTCGTTGAGTTTGCACTTGCATTGGTGGCCCTGACTAGCTTCAACACGGAACTTGGCACCACACAGCTTGCCCTTAGCACGCCATGGGTAGCAAGCGCCGGCATTAACTTCAGCATCGGCATGGATGGTATCAGCCTGCTGATGGTGTTGCTGACTACCTTCCTGGTGCCGCTCATCATTCTTTCCGCTTTCAAGCACGATTACAAGAACCCGAACGCTTTCTACGCCCTTATCCTGTTTATGCAAACTGGCTTGATCGGTGTATTTGTGGCGCTTGATGCATTCGTATTCTACTTCTTCTGGGAAGTAGCCTTGATTCCGATCTACTTTATCGCTGCTGTTTGGGGCGGGGCGAACAGAATTCGTATTACGTTCAAGTTCTTTGTGTACACCATCTTCGGATCGCTGTTCATGCTGGCTGCGTTTGTGTATTTATACTTGCAGACGCCGGGCACACACTCATCCGATGTAAACGCGTTCTACCAGTTGGCGCTTTCCAGCGAGTCACAAAGCTGGATCTTCTGGTTCCTGTTTATCGCCTTCGCCATTAAAATGCCGGTGTTCCCGTTCCACACCTGGCAGCCCGACACCTATACCGAGTCGCCCCCTCAGGCTACGATGCTGCTTTCAGGCATCATGCTGAAGATGGGAATTTACGGTGTGCTGCGGTGGTTGCTTCCGGTGGTGCCATTAGGAGTAAGCCAGTGGGATGAGCTGGTACTTGTACTTTCTATCATCGGTATAGTATACGCCTCCATCATCGCCATCCGCCAAAGCGATCTGAAGCGCCTGATCGCCTACTCCTCTATCGCCCACGTGGGACTGATTGCGGCGGGTATCTTCACGCTGAACGAGCAGGGCCTGCAAGGTGGCGTTATTCAAATGCTAAGCCACGGTATTAATGTGGTAGGCCTGTTCTTTATCATCGACATTATTTTCAGCCGCACACAGACACGCGAGATCATTGGTCTGGGAGGTATCACGCAAAACGCGAAAATGCTTTCCATCTTCTTCATGATCCTGCTGCTGGGCTCGGTGGCACTGCCGCTTACAAACGGCTTTGTTGGTGAGTTCCTACTGCTTTCCGGTGTGTTTCAGTACAACCCATGGTTTGGCGCTGTGGCTGGCTTAACGATTATACTTGGTGCGGTGTACATGCTGCGCATGTTTCAGGGTGTGATGTTCGGCACCAAATCGGAGCTGACGCAGCACTTTACAGACCTGACGCTGAACGAGAAGGCCGTACTGATTCCGCTGGTGGTGATGGTGTTCTGGATCGGTTTATTCCCGAATACTTTCCTGAGCATTTCAGAGCCCGCGGTAAATAACCTGCTGACCATCATTAACCGCTAG
- a CDS encoding NADH-quinone oxidoreductase subunit N — translation MTSIILLSVFGIINLFVGFMKSKKVLLPLSLLFLVVVFGVNLLSWNDTQSYFNNMLTIDNYAVAFTGVMVLSTLLLLPFSQRYVDKEDANLAEYYTLLLFALVGSIMMVGYENLLMLFIGVEILSIAMYVLAGSDKSSLRSNEAALKYFLMGSFFTGIMLFGIVMIYGATGTFNVAEIGAVEVAADGLMSTMFILGMLLLIIGISFKISAAPFHFWAPDVYDGTPTFFTAFMSTVVKTAGVAAFYKLMVAAFAAAYITWFPTLIAITVLTLIVGNVGAVVQTSMKRMLAYSSISHAGYMLMALIAFNQLSDSSILFYSVAYASATIAAFGVLKMVQDQRGSAAYEAFNGLGKTNPLLAFAMTVSMLSLAGIPLTAGFFGKFFVFTSVLQNPDLLWLVVLAVILAAVGIYYYFRVVIAMYMHPAENREVIQVGSFTSFTLIFITILTILLGIAPALVSDLL, via the coding sequence ATGACTTCGATCATACTTCTATCTGTTTTCGGCATCATAAACCTCTTTGTAGGATTTATGAAATCAAAGAAGGTCTTACTGCCCCTGTCGCTACTGTTTTTAGTGGTGGTGTTTGGCGTAAACCTGCTGAGCTGGAACGATACGCAGAGCTACTTCAACAACATGCTCACCATCGATAATTACGCGGTGGCGTTTACAGGCGTGATGGTGCTTTCCACGCTCCTGCTTTTGCCTTTCTCCCAGCGCTACGTAGACAAGGAAGATGCGAACCTGGCAGAGTATTATACCCTGCTGCTTTTCGCGCTGGTGGGCTCTATCATGATGGTGGGTTACGAGAACCTGCTCATGCTTTTTATTGGTGTTGAGATTCTATCCATTGCGATGTACGTACTGGCCGGCAGCGACAAGTCGAGCCTGCGCTCGAACGAAGCCGCGCTGAAGTACTTCCTCATGGGCTCCTTCTTTACCGGCATCATGCTGTTCGGTATTGTGATGATTTACGGTGCAACGGGTACTTTTAACGTTGCCGAAATTGGCGCTGTGGAAGTGGCCGCTGATGGCTTAATGAGCACTATGTTTATACTTGGCATGCTGCTGCTGATCATCGGTATCTCGTTCAAAATCTCTGCCGCCCCTTTTCACTTCTGGGCTCCTGACGTGTACGACGGTACCCCAACCTTCTTCACAGCCTTCATGTCGACAGTAGTGAAAACGGCTGGTGTGGCTGCCTTTTACAAGCTGATGGTGGCCGCTTTCGCCGCTGCTTACATCACCTGGTTCCCAACGCTAATCGCCATTACGGTGCTGACGCTGATTGTTGGTAACGTGGGCGCCGTAGTACAGACAAGTATGAAGCGCATGCTGGCTTACTCCAGTATCTCGCACGCCGGTTATATGCTGATGGCGCTGATTGCTTTCAACCAACTGTCTGATTCCTCTATCCTGTTCTACTCTGTAGCCTATGCGTCGGCAACTATCGCTGCCTTCGGCGTACTGAAAATGGTACAGGATCAGCGCGGCAGTGCAGCATACGAGGCATTCAACGGCTTGGGCAAAACAAACCCGCTGCTTGCCTTCGCCATGACTGTGTCCATGCTTTCGTTGGCTGGTATTCCGCTCACGGCAGGATTCTTCGGTAAGTTCTTCGTGTTTACTTCAGTGCTGCAGAACCCTGACTTGCTGTGGCTGGTTGTTTTGGCTGTGATTCTGGCTGCTGTTGGTATCTACTACTACTTCCGGGTAGTGATTGCGATGTACATGCACCCTGCTGAAAACCGTGAAGTAATACAGGTAGGTAGCTTTACCTCCTTCACTCTTATCTTCATCACCATCCTGACTATTCTACTGGGCATAGCGCCTGCCCTGGTAAGCGACTTACTCTAG
- the aspS gene encoding aspartate--tRNA ligase gives MFRTHTCGELRLANVGEEVILTGWVQRLRDKGGMLWIDLRDRYGITQLSLDEGITATELMQQARSLGREFVIQATGKVIERHSKNDKIPTGDIELQVTKIEVLNPAKLPPFLIEDETDGGDDLRMRYRYLDLRRTPVRRNLELRHRMMRETRNYLDGLNFIEVETPYLIKSTPEGARDFVVPSRMNAGEFYALPQSPQTFKQLLMVSGFDKYFQIVKCFRDEDLRADRQPEFTQIDCEMSFVQQEDILNTFEGFIKHLFAQVKDVNIEKLPRMTYADAMRLYGSDKPDTRFGMQFVELNPLVKNKGFKVFDDAELVVGICAEGAASYTRKQLDELIDFVKRPQIGATGLVYARVNEDGSVKSSVDKFYSPEDLQEWANALNAKPGDLILILAGGADKTRKALNELRLEMGTRLGLRDKNVFSPLWVVDFPLLEWDEEAQRYHAMHHPFTSPKPEDLHLIESNPGAIRANAYDMVINGVEVGGGSIRIYDRTLQSQMFSLLGFTKEEAEAQFGFLMNAFEYGAPPHGGIAFGFDRLCSLFGGSDSIRDYIAFPKNNSGRDVMIDAPAPISEAQLDELHINMKNLPKG, from the coding sequence ATGTTCCGAACTCATACTTGTGGCGAGCTTCGCCTGGCCAATGTTGGCGAAGAGGTAATTTTAACCGGTTGGGTGCAGCGCCTCCGCGACAAGGGCGGCATGCTGTGGATTGATTTGCGCGACCGGTACGGCATCACACAGCTGTCTCTTGACGAAGGCATCACCGCCACTGAACTGATGCAGCAGGCCCGCAGCCTGGGCCGTGAGTTCGTGATTCAAGCCACTGGTAAAGTCATTGAGCGTCATTCTAAAAACGATAAAATACCTACCGGCGACATCGAGCTGCAGGTAACTAAGATAGAGGTACTGAACCCGGCTAAACTGCCGCCTTTCCTGATTGAGGATGAGACAGACGGCGGAGACGACCTGCGCATGCGCTACCGTTACCTGGACCTGCGCCGCACGCCTGTTCGTCGCAACTTGGAGTTGCGCCACCGCATGATGCGCGAAACCCGAAACTACCTGGATGGCCTGAACTTCATCGAAGTAGAAACGCCTTACCTGATCAAATCTACGCCGGAAGGTGCCCGCGATTTTGTGGTTCCGAGCCGTATGAACGCAGGTGAGTTTTATGCCCTGCCACAGTCGCCGCAGACCTTTAAACAGCTGCTGATGGTGTCGGGCTTCGATAAATATTTCCAGATCGTGAAGTGCTTCCGTGACGAGGATTTGCGTGCTGACCGCCAACCGGAGTTCACGCAAATTGACTGCGAAATGTCGTTTGTGCAGCAGGAGGATATCCTGAACACCTTCGAAGGGTTTATCAAGCACCTGTTTGCGCAGGTGAAGGACGTGAACATTGAGAAGCTGCCGCGTATGACCTACGCAGATGCCATGCGCCTTTACGGTTCTGATAAGCCGGATACGCGCTTCGGAATGCAGTTTGTGGAGCTGAACCCATTGGTAAAAAACAAAGGCTTTAAAGTATTTGACGACGCCGAACTGGTAGTTGGTATCTGTGCTGAAGGTGCCGCCTCCTACACCCGCAAGCAACTCGACGAACTAATAGATTTTGTGAAGCGTCCGCAGATTGGCGCCACTGGTCTGGTTTACGCCCGCGTAAACGAAGACGGCAGCGTGAAATCATCTGTTGATAAATTCTACTCTCCTGAAGACCTGCAGGAGTGGGCAAACGCTTTGAATGCAAAGCCAGGCGATCTTATACTTATACTTGCCGGTGGAGCAGATAAAACACGCAAAGCGTTAAATGAACTGCGCCTGGAAATGGGCACACGCCTAGGCCTACGCGATAAAAATGTATTCTCTCCGCTATGGGTGGTTGATTTCCCACTGCTGGAGTGGGACGAGGAGGCGCAGCGTTACCACGCGATGCACCACCCGTTCACGTCGCCAAAGCCGGAGGACCTGCACCTGATCGAGAGCAACCCGGGTGCTATTCGTGCCAATGCCTACGACATGGTAATTAATGGCGTGGAAGTAGGCGGCGGTTCTATCCGTATCTACGACCGCACCCTGCAGTCGCAAATGTTCAGCTTACTGGGCTTCACCAAAGAAGAGGCAGAGGCTCAGTTTGGCTTCCTGATGAACGCGTTTGAGTACGGGGCGCCGCCGCACGGTGGCATCGCCTTTGGCTTCGACCGCCTGTGCTCCCTGTTCGGTGGCTCCGACTCTATCCGTGACTACATCGCCTTCCCGAAGAATAACTCCGGCCGTGATGTGATGATTGATGCACCAGCCCCAATCTCTGAAGCGCAGCTCGATGAGTTACACATAAACATGAAAAACCTTCCGAAAGGGTAA
- a CDS encoding glycerophosphodiester phosphodiesterase has product MATVHHMSKRQVPRKVKLAVLAFVLFGLALGGWLLYRHDKIVHTDVQVIGHAGSGFMSPFNPFNPLPSNSMASILQAVEEHSADGVEVDVQLTQDGVPVLYHDPTLESSTAATGFIDDLSANEVIGLKYTGGFGYDLFQDEEIITLEAMLQRFATYPELPYLHLDLRNQKPERHLNYAQTLLAMLRKYNYPVQQLVFISPNPDFLMAFREVEPQAQLMLDTGGSFDEALQTIQKYKLQGICANGRNVSEAQVQQAKALGLQVALFGGKSRSRIAKMINMQPDAIQVDNVAAARDLLE; this is encoded by the coding sequence TTGGCTACTGTACACCACATGTCGAAGCGGCAGGTGCCGCGCAAGGTAAAACTCGCGGTGCTGGCATTTGTGCTGTTTGGCCTGGCTCTCGGTGGCTGGCTGCTGTACCGGCACGACAAGATAGTGCATACCGATGTGCAGGTGATTGGCCATGCCGGTTCCGGCTTCATGTCGCCCTTTAATCCGTTCAACCCGCTGCCTTCCAATAGTATGGCCTCTATTTTGCAGGCGGTGGAGGAGCACAGCGCAGATGGCGTGGAGGTGGACGTGCAGCTGACGCAGGACGGGGTGCCGGTGCTGTACCACGATCCAACGCTGGAGAGCAGTACCGCCGCGACGGGCTTTATAGATGATTTGTCGGCTAATGAGGTAATTGGGTTGAAGTATACTGGCGGCTTCGGCTACGATCTTTTCCAGGACGAGGAGATCATCACGTTAGAAGCCATGCTGCAACGTTTTGCTACTTATCCGGAACTGCCGTACCTGCACCTGGACCTGCGCAACCAGAAGCCGGAGCGTCATCTAAACTATGCCCAAACGCTGCTGGCGATGCTCCGCAAGTATAACTACCCGGTGCAGCAGCTGGTGTTTATCTCGCCCAATCCTGATTTCCTGATGGCCTTTCGTGAGGTAGAGCCACAGGCGCAGCTCATGCTGGACACCGGCGGCTCGTTCGACGAGGCGCTGCAGACAATTCAGAAGTATAAATTGCAGGGTATTTGCGCCAACGGACGCAACGTGAGCGAAGCGCAGGTGCAGCAGGCGAAAGCTTTGGGACTGCAGGTAGCGCTGTTCGGCGGGAAGTCCCGCTCCCGCATCGCCAAGATGATCAACATGCAGCCGGACGCCATTCAAGTAGACAACGTGGCTGCGGCACGTGACCTGCTGGAGTAA